One Fusobacterium nucleatum genomic window carries:
- the aroA gene encoding 3-phosphoshikimate 1-carboxyvinyltransferase yields the protein MNKKIIKADKLIGEISPPPSKSILHRYIIGSSLAKGISKIENISFSDDIIATIEAMKKLGANIEKKDNYLLIDGSKTFDKEYLNNSEIDCNESGSTLRFLFPLSIVKENKVLFKGKGKLFKRPLSSYFENFDKYQIKYSHVNENEILLDGELKSGEYEIDGNISSQFITGLLFSLPLLNGNSKIIIKGKLESSSYIDITLDCLSKFGIKIINNSYQEFIIEGNQTYKSGNYEVEADYSQLAFFLVANSIGSDIKINGLNTNSLQGDKKIVDFISQINNWNKNEKLMLDGSETPDIIPILSLKACISKKEIEIVNIARLRIKESDRLKATVEELSKLGFDLIEKEDSILINSRKNYTHNSKEIISLSSHSDHRIAMTVAIASTCYEGEINLDNLDCVKKSYPNFWEVFLSLGGKIYEYLG from the coding sequence ATGAATAAAAAAATTATAAAAGCAGATAAATTAATTGGTGAAATTAGTCCTCCACCATCAAAAAGTATATTACATAGATACATTATTGGAAGTTCTTTGGCAAAGGGTATATCTAAAATAGAAAATATTTCTTTCTCTGATGATATAATAGCAACTATTGAAGCTATGAAAAAGTTAGGTGCTAATATAGAAAAAAAAGATAATTATCTTTTGATTGATGGAAGTAAAACCTTTGATAAGGAATATTTAAATAATAGTGAAATTGATTGTAATGAGTCAGGTTCAACTCTTAGATTTTTATTTCCTTTATCAATAGTAAAAGAAAATAAGGTTTTATTTAAAGGCAAAGGAAAATTATTTAAAAGACCTTTAAGCTCTTACTTTGAAAACTTTGATAAATATCAAATAAAATATTCACATGTAAATGAAAATGAAATTTTATTAGATGGGGAATTAAAAAGTGGAGAATATGAAATTGATGGAAATATAAGCTCTCAATTTATAACAGGCTTACTATTTTCATTGCCTTTATTAAATGGAAATTCTAAAATTATAATAAAAGGTAAGTTGGAATCATCAAGTTATATTGATATAACATTGGATTGTTTAAGTAAATTTGGAATAAAGATTATTAATAATTCATATCAAGAATTTATAATAGAGGGAAATCAAACTTATAAGTCAGGGAATTATGAAGTTGAAGCTGATTATTCTCAATTGGCTTTCTTTTTAGTTGCAAACTCTATTGGTTCAGATATTAAAATAAATGGATTAAATACTAATTCATTACAAGGAGATAAAAAGATTGTTGATTTTATTTCTCAAATTAATAATTGGAATAAAAATGAAAAGTTGATGTTAGATGGTTCTGAAACACCTGATATAATACCAATTTTATCTTTAAAGGCTTGTATTTCAAAAAAAGAAATTGAAATTGTAAATATAGCAAGATTAAGAATAAAAGAAAGTGATAGATTAAAAGCAACTGTTGAAGAATTATCAAAATTAGGCTTTGATTTAATAGAAAAAGAAGATAGTATTTTAATTAATTCAAGAAAAAACTATACTCATAATAGCAAAGAAATTATATCTTTATCATCACATTCAGATCATAGAATTGCTATGACAGTAGCTATTGCTTCAACTTGTTATGAAGGAGAAATTAATTTAGATAATTTAGATTGTGTTAAAAAATCATATCCAAACTTTTGGGAAGTTTTCTTATCACTAGGAGGAAAAATTTATGAATACTTGGGGTAA
- a CDS encoding transposase yields MYLTLKQQVKHLSKKEFRNLKYLSHIAKNLTNEAIYNIRQYYFKNKKYLSYNENYKILKNSENYKKLNSNMAQQILKEVDGSFKSFFGLLKLVKNGQYDNKKIKLPKYLAKDGFTTLVIGFVRLKDGMLIIPYSNSFRKTHKEIAIKLPPILKDKKIKEIRIIPKQHSRYFEIQYIYEVKEIQRELNRENGLGIDLGIDNLCTCVTNTGALFIIDGRKLKSINQYYNKINAKLQSIKDKQKIECTTLRQKRIIRKRNNRINDYLSKAVRIIINYCLNNDIGKLVLGYNEDFQRKSNIGSISNQNFVNIPYGKLRDKLVYLCKLYGIEFKLQEESYTSKASFFDGDEIPIYDKENPQEYIFSGKRIKRGLYQTSAGKLINADCNGALNILRKSKVVDLSVLYNRGELNTPKRIRVV; encoded by the coding sequence ATGTATTTAACATTAAAACAACAAGTAAAACATCTTAGTAAAAAAGAGTTTAGAAATTTAAAATATTTATCTCATATAGCTAAGAACTTAACTAATGAAGCAATATATAATATTAGACAATACTATTTTAAAAATAAAAAGTATTTAAGTTATAATGAAAACTATAAAATACTTAAAAATAGTGAAAATTACAAGAAATTAAATTCTAATATGGCTCAACAAATTCTAAAAGAAGTAGATGGAAGTTTCAAATCATTTTTTGGACTTTTAAAACTTGTTAAGAATGGTCAATATGATAATAAAAAAATTAAATTACCTAAATATCTTGCTAAAGATGGATTTACAACTCTTGTTATAGGTTTTGTTAGATTAAAAGATGGAATGCTGATTATTCCTTATTCAAATTCATTTAGAAAGACACATAAGGAAATCGCAATAAAACTACCACCAATATTAAAAGACAAGAAAATAAAAGAGATCAGAATAATACCTAAACAACATTCTAGGTACTTTGAAATTCAATACATTTATGAAGTAAAAGAAATTCAAAGGGAATTAAATAGAGAAAATGGACTAGGAATAGATTTAGGTATAGACAATCTATGTACTTGTGTTACAAATACTGGAGCTTTATTCATAATAGATGGTAGAAAATTAAAATCTATTAATCAATACTATAATAAGATAAATGCAAAATTACAAAGTATAAAAGATAAGCAAAAGATTGAGTGCACAACATTAAGGCAAAAGAGAATAATTAGAAAAAGAAATAATCGTATAAATGATTATCTTTCAAAAGCAGTAAGAATAATTATAAATTATTGTCTTAATAATGATATAGGAAAATTAGTTCTAGGATATAATGAAGATTTTCAAAGAAAATCAAATATTGGAAGTATAAGTAATCAAAATTTTGTGAATATACCATATGGAAAATTAAGAGATAAATTAGTATATCTATGTAAACTATATGGAATAGAATTTAAACTACAAGAAGAGAGTTATACATCAAAAGCAAGTTTCTTTGATGGAGATGAAATTCCAATATATGATAAAGAAAATCCGCAAGAATATATATTCAGTGGAAAAAGAATAAAAAGAGGACTATATCAAACAAGCGCAGGAAAACTCATAAATGCAGATTGTAATGGAGCATTAAATATTCTAAGAAAAAGTAAAGTTGTGGACTTAAGTGTCCTATACAATAGAGGTGAGCTGAACACACCTAAAAGAATAAGGGTAGTGTAA
- a CDS encoding GTP pyrophosphokinase has translation MGKLIKEEFFKEFSIDEDYFLSTGLDWNELENIYEDYIELIPLLEKEAEYIVSKLIDVPSVHSVRRRVKKATHLIEKIIRKGKKYQERNISVLNYKEIVTDLIGIRVLHLFKDDWQNIHHEILNLWDIKETPQVNIRRGDYNLSQFKETIKDINCDVIVREHGYRSVHYLVGIDITKTLNISVEIQVRTVFEEAWSEIDHIMRYPYDVDNPIITEYLAIFNRIVGSADEMGTFLKKVKENFGTVRDTDEVQRELDIKFK, from the coding sequence ATGGGTAAGCTGATAAAGGAAGAGTTTTTCAAAGAATTTTCAATTGATGAAGATTACTTTCTTTCAACTGGCTTAGATTGGAATGAACTAGAAAATATATATGAGGATTACATTGAATTAATCCCTCTTTTAGAAAAAGAAGCAGAATATATTGTATCAAAATTAATAGATGTACCCTCTGTACACTCAGTAAGAAGAAGAGTCAAAAAAGCTACTCATCTTATTGAAAAAATAATTAGAAAAGGTAAAAAATACCAAGAAAGAAATATAAGTGTTTTAAATTATAAAGAAATTGTTACAGATTTAATTGGGATAAGAGTTTTACATCTTTTTAAAGATGATTGGCAAAATATTCATCATGAAATTTTAAATCTTTGGGATATTAAAGAAACTCCTCAAGTAAATATTAGAAGGGGAGACTATAATCTATCTCAATTTAAAGAAACAATAAAAGATATTAACTGTGATGTAATTGTTAGAGAACATGGTTATCGTTCAGTGCATTATTTAGTTGGTATAGATATAACAAAAACTCTTAATATTTCGGTTGAAATTCAAGTAAGAACTGTTTTTGAAGAGGCTTGGAGTGAAATAGATCATATTATGAGATATCCTTATGATGTTGATAATCCTATTATAACTGAATATTTAGCTATATTTAATCGTATTGTTGGTTCAGCAGATGAAATGGGAACTTTTTTAAAGAAAGTAAAAGAAAACTTTGGAACTGTAAGAGATACAGATGAAGTACAAAGAGAATTAGATATAAAATTTAAATAA
- the tsaE gene encoding tRNA (adenosine(37)-N6)-threonylcarbamoyltransferase complex ATPase subunit type 1 TsaE yields the protein MEKVLTFNQIDELAKKLANYVEENTVIALIGELGTGKTTFTKTFAKEFGVKENLKSPTFNYVLEYLSGRMPLYHFDVYRLCNSEEIYEIGYEDYINNGGVALIEWANIILEDLPKEYIRIEFKYAEKEDERLVDIKYIGNKEKEAKFNVDFGN from the coding sequence ATGGAAAAAGTTTTAACTTTTAATCAAATAGATGAGCTTGCTAAAAAACTAGCAAACTATGTGGAAGAAAATACAGTTATTGCCTTAATAGGTGAATTAGGAACTGGAAAAACTACTTTTACTAAAACTTTTGCCAAAGAATTTGGAGTAAAGGAAAATTTAAAAAGTCCAACATTCAACTATGTCCTTGAATATTTATCAGGTAGAATGCCACTGTATCATTTTGATGTGTATAGACTATGTAATTCAGAAGAAATCTACGAAATAGGGTATGAAGATTATATAAATAATGGTGGAGTTGCACTTATTGAGTGGGCGAATATTATTTTAGAAGATTTGCCAAAAGAGTATATTAGAATTGAATTTAAATATGCTGAAAAAGAAGATGAAAGACTTGTAGATATTAAATATATAGGAAATAAAGAAAAGGAGGCAAAATTTAATGTTGATTTTGGGAATTGA
- the tsaB gene encoding tRNA (adenosine(37)-N6)-threonylcarbamoyltransferase complex dimerization subunit type 1 TsaB, which yields MLILGIDTSTKICTCSIFDSENGVIAETSLSVKKNHSNIVMPIIDNLFKISELNINDIDKIAVAIGPGSFTGVRIALGITKGLAMALNKPLIAVNELDILEAIAEGNENEVIPLIDARKERVYYKYQNTYIDDYLINLISNFDKNKKYVFVGDGATNYENILKDNLGDNAIILPIYNTFPRASILCELALNKEEANIYTLEPEYISKSRAEKNF from the coding sequence ATGTTGATTTTGGGAATTGATACTTCAACTAAAATTTGTACTTGTTCTATATTTGATAGTGAAAATGGGGTTATTGCTGAAACAAGTTTATCAGTAAAGAAAAATCACTCAAATATTGTAATGCCAATAATTGATAATTTATTTAAAATATCTGAGTTAAATATAAATGATATAGATAAAATTGCAGTTGCAATAGGACCTGGTTCATTTACAGGAGTAAGAATTGCATTAGGAATTACTAAGGGCTTAGCTATGGCACTTAATAAACCTTTAATAGCTGTGAATGAACTTGATATTTTAGAAGCAATAGCAGAGGGTAATGAAAATGAAGTCATACCTTTAATTGATGCTAGAAAAGAAAGAGTATATTATAAATATCAAAATACTTATATTGATGATTATTTAATTAATTTAATTTCAAACTTTGATAAAAATAAAAAATACGTTTTTGTTGGAGATGGAGCAACAAATTATGAAAATATTCTAAAAGATAATTTAGGAGATAATGCTATTATTTTACCTATTTATAATACTTTTCCAAGAGCTTCTATTTTATGTGAATTAGCTTTAAATAAAGAGGAAGCCAATATTTACACTTTGGAGCCTGAATATATAAGTAAATCAAGGGCAGAGAAAAATTTTTAA
- a CDS encoding SIR2 family protein, which produces MSDNNMKFNLFIGENFNELISLPTNKLIIRNLLSVTDRDVVVLNNSLSLPELVQKLMDKILYGRKEIVEIISNIFSMENKSDLTFYNNIFDSNIFSSIISTNYDYTLEENFLNLIKISTPFNVSNDESGRVAFYKVYGDYKDRDKFIISTQDVKRVKMLAFYNEFWEKLRTEFNRRPTILFTVNLEDKVFLDILDFIIAKTNRLQPIYLYASEEVDRLLTDKDIISFINKYSIEIIKGENKEFIANLKEKFFGEKKSGDVQQNYA; this is translated from the coding sequence ATGTCAGACAATAATATGAAATTTAATCTTTTTATAGGAGAAAATTTTAATGAGTTAATCTCATTACCAACAAACAAATTAATTATAAGGAATCTATTATCAGTAACAGACAGAGATGTTGTTGTTCTAAATAATAGTTTATCCTTACCTGAGCTTGTACAAAAGCTAATGGATAAAATTCTATATGGTAGAAAAGAAATTGTTGAAATTATCAGCAATATTTTTTCTATGGAGAATAAATCTGATTTAACTTTTTACAATAATATATTTGATTCTAATATTTTTTCTTCAATAATATCAACAAACTATGACTATACGCTAGAAGAAAATTTCTTAAATTTAATAAAAATAAGTACTCCCTTTAATGTAAGTAATGATGAAAGTGGAAGGGTAGCCTTCTATAAAGTCTATGGTGACTATAAGGACAGAGATAAATTTATCATTTCAACTCAAGATGTAAAAAGAGTTAAAATGTTGGCTTTCTATAATGAATTTTGGGAAAAACTAAGAACTGAATTTAATAGAAGACCTACTATTCTTTTTACTGTTAATCTTGAAGATAAAGTATTTTTAGATATTTTAGATTTTATAATAGCTAAAACAAATAGACTTCAACCTATTTATTTATATGCTAGTGAGGAAGTTGATAGACTTCTAACTGATAAAGACATAATAAGTTTCATAAATAAATATTCTATTGAAATTATAAAAGGTGAAAATAAGGAATTTATTGCAAATTTAAAAGAAAAATTTTTTGGTGAGAAAAAAAGTGGTGATGTCCAACAAAATTATGCCTGA
- a CDS encoding transposase: MINDILNIPHRHILFTIPEELRPFFSYDRTLLSKLAKAVNEVMKYQFHNVHKKIAWKFKVPKSSPNYFTNSDIVHYGLITVIHTFGRDLKWNPHIHALVSLGGFTKNFTFKKLDYFHVPSIAGQ; the protein is encoded by the coding sequence ATGATTAATGATATTCTTAATATTCCTCACAGGCATATTCTTTTTACTATTCCTGAAGAATTAAGACCTTTCTTCTCTTATGATAGAACTTTACTCTCTAAACTTGCTAAGGCTGTTAATGAAGTTATGAAATATCAATTTCATAATGTGCACAAAAAAATCGCATGGAAATTTAAAGTTCCTAAATCTTCTCCTAATTATTTTACTAATTCTGATATTGTTCATTACGGACTTATTACTGTTATTCATACTTTTGGTAGAGATTTAAAATGGAATCCACATATACATGCTCTTGTTTCTCTTGGCGGTTTTACCAAAAATTTTACTTTTAAAAAGTTAGATTACTTTCATGTTCCCTCTATTGCTGGGCAATGA
- the aroC gene encoding chorismate synthase, translating into MNTWGNKIRLSIFGESHGEAIGIVIDGLEAGTKLNLENINKFIERRKAGKSSFTTSRKEKDEYKILSGYKDGYTTGAPLCVIFENTNTISKDYENLKDLLRPNHADYPAGIKFKGFNDVRGGGHFSGRITLPLTFAGAIAIDILEEKGIKIFSHIKRILDIKDKTFLDFKEINLQKFENLKESSLPFIENDLENKTKELLEKIKLSGNSVGGEIECACFNLPVGLGSPFFDSLESKISHLAFSVPAIKGISFGIGFDFANILGSEANDLYYLDSNEIKTRTNNNGGILGGLSTGMPLVFSVVIKPTSSISLEQKTVNIKEMKEDILKINGRHDACIVPRVLPVIEAVMALAILDEIL; encoded by the coding sequence ATGAATACTTGGGGTAATAAAATAAGATTATCTATTTTTGGTGAATCTCATGGAGAGGCAATAGGAATAGTTATAGATGGTTTAGAAGCCGGAACAAAATTAAATTTAGAAAATATAAATAAATTTATTGAAAGAAGAAAAGCAGGTAAATCTTCTTTTACTACTTCAAGAAAAGAAAAAGATGAGTATAAAATTTTAAGTGGCTATAAAGATGGTTACACAACTGGTGCTCCTCTTTGTGTGATATTTGAAAATACAAATACCATTTCAAAAGATTATGAAAATTTAAAAGATTTATTAAGACCTAATCATGCTGATTATCCAGCTGGTATAAAGTTTAAAGGCTTTAATGATGTTAGAGGTGGAGGACATTTTTCAGGAAGAATAACTTTGCCTTTAACTTTTGCAGGTGCTATTGCAATAGATATTTTAGAAGAAAAGGGAATTAAAATATTTTCTCATATAAAAAGAATTTTAGATATAAAAGATAAAACTTTCTTAGACTTTAAAGAAATAAATTTACAAAAATTTGAAAATTTAAAAGAAAGTTCTTTACCATTTATAGAAAATGATTTAGAAAATAAAACAAAAGAATTATTAGAAAAAATAAAATTATCTGGAAATTCAGTTGGTGGAGAAATAGAATGTGCTTGTTTTAATCTACCTGTTGGATTAGGTAGTCCTTTCTTTGATAGTTTAGAAAGTAAAATTTCTCATTTAGCTTTTTCTGTTCCAGCTATAAAAGGAATTTCTTTTGGAATAGGCTTTGACTTTGCAAATATTTTAGGTTCAGAAGCTAATGATTTATATTATTTAGATAGTAATGAAATAAAGACTAGAACTAATAATAATGGTGGAATTTTAGGAGGTCTTTCTACTGGAATGCCACTTGTATTCTCTGTCGTTATAAAACCTACTTCATCTATAAGTTTGGAGCAAAAAACTGTAAATATAAAAGAGATGAAAGAAGATATTTTAAAAATAAATGGTAGACATGATGCATGTATAGTTCCAAGAGTATTGCCAGTGATAGAAGCTGTTATGGCACTGGCAATACTTGATGAGATATTATAA
- the rfaE2 gene encoding D-glycero-beta-D-manno-heptose 1-phosphate adenylyltransferase encodes MNIDRKLASELVEEAKKSGKKVVFTNGCFDILHTGHVTYLNEAKRHGDILIVGVNSDKSVKKLKGETRPINSENDRAFVLDGLKAVDYTVIFDEDTPEELIACLKPSVHVKGGDYKKEGLPETKIVESYGGEVIILNFVEGKSTTNIIEKINKK; translated from the coding sequence ATGAATATAGATAGAAAATTAGCTAGTGAACTTGTGGAAGAAGCAAAGAAAAGTGGAAAGAAAGTTGTATTTACAAATGGTTGTTTTGATATACTTCACACAGGACATGTAACTTACTTAAATGAAGCTAAAAGACATGGAGATATTCTTATTGTTGGAGTAAATTCAGATAAATCAGTAAAAAAATTAAAGGGAGAAACAAGACCTATAAATTCTGAAAATGATAGAGCCTTTGTTCTTGATGGATTAAAAGCAGTTGATTATACTGTTATTTTTGATGAGGATACACCAGAAGAATTAATAGCTTGTCTAAAACCATCTGTACATGTTAAAGGTGGAGACTATAAAAAAGAAGGTTTACCTGAAACTAAAATTGTTGAAAGCTATGGTGGAGAAGTTATAATTTTAAATTTTGTTGAAGGAAAATCTACAACAAATATAATAGAAAAGATTAATAAAAAATAG
- a CDS encoding NUDIX domain-containing protein yields the protein MNKNRILLRDRYFESAIMICIANIDGKDCFILEKRAKNIRQAGEISFPGGKKDKKDKNFRETAIRETLEELQIKRKAITNISKFGILVAATGVIIECYLCKLNIKSLDEINYNKDEVERLLVVPIDFFIKNKAIKGEVEISNTAKFDVKEYNFPDRYAKDWKIPSRYVYIYMYENEPIWGITAEIICDFIRTLKEDGKVGFYEYR from the coding sequence ATGAATAAAAATAGAATATTATTAAGAGATAGATATTTTGAAAGTGCAATTATGATTTGTATTGCAAATATTGATGGAAAAGATTGTTTTATACTAGAAAAGAGAGCAAAAAATATAAGACAAGCTGGAGAAATTTCTTTTCCTGGTGGAAAAAAAGATAAGAAAGATAAAAATTTTAGAGAAACAGCAATAAGAGAAACTCTTGAAGAATTACAAATAAAGAGAAAAGCTATTACAAATATAAGTAAATTTGGAATTTTAGTTGCTGCCACAGGAGTTATTATTGAATGTTATCTTTGTAAATTAAATATAAAAAGTTTAGATGAAATAAACTATAATAAAGATGAAGTTGAAAGATTATTAGTTGTTCCTATTGATTTCTTTATAAAAAATAAAGCTATTAAGGGAGAAGTTGAAATTTCTAATACAGCAAAATTTGATGTAAAAGAATATAATTTTCCTGATAGATATGCAAAAGATTGGAAAATTCCAAGTAGATATGTGTATATTTATATGTATGAGAATGAACCTATTTGGGGAATAACAGCTGAAATTATTTGTGATTTTATTAGAACATTAAAAGAAGATGGAAAGGTAGGTTTTTATGAATATAGATAG
- a CDS encoding transposase — MLNIVQNGNYPNLKIKNLAQKAVSKLYKEDKRLFFNVGSGDVNSPKGIVKYLGRYLARAPIAEYKIIYYDNEKVTFFFNDLADDKKKKYVTMDIDKFVQQILIHLPPKNFKMINRFGFYGRNITAKLKNIVKKYKKSFSKSEYSFYVKQSIDTFDVHPFMCPYCKIMMDIQEIYVSSDWYGRTIHKVYF, encoded by the coding sequence GTGCTTAATATTGTTCAAAATGGTAATTATCCTAATCTTAAAATTAAAAATCTTGCTCAAAAAGCTGTTTCTAAATTGTATAAAGAAGATAAAAGATTATTCTTTAATGTAGGCTCTGGTGATGTTAATTCACCTAAAGGAATTGTAAAATATTTAGGTAGATATCTTGCTCGTGCTCCTATTGCTGAATACAAAATCATTTATTATGATAATGAAAAAGTTACTTTTTTCTTTAATGATTTAGCTGATGACAAAAAGAAAAAATATGTAACTATGGATATAGATAAATTTGTTCAACAAATTCTCATCCATTTACCTCCAAAAAACTTTAAAATGATTAATAGATTTGGATTTTATGGGCGCAATATTACAGCAAAATTAAAAAATATAGTTAAGAAATACAAAAAAAGTTTTTCTAAATCTGAGTATTCTTTTTATGTAAAACAATCTATTGACACATTTGATGTACATCCATTTATGTGTCCTTATTGTAAAATTATGATGGATATACAAGAAATATATGTTAGCTCAGATTGGTATGGACGGACCATACATAAGGTATATTTCTAA
- a CDS encoding DUF4357 domain-containing protein, with protein sequence MKASERKITKLFSESDTVFSIPVYQRDYNWQEKQCQRLFKDILQTGKNDKITSYFLGSIVYIHDGIYGTGEKEFHVIDGQQRMTTLTLLFLAIYYKLKGTILGKADKIYNQYVINPYSEKEVKLKLLPPEENLNILDKISNNRFDELEEFQDRNMVKNYLFFEKELENLSFEEINHLLKGIEKLIYIDIALEKGKDDPQKIFESLNSTGLDLSQGDLIRNYILMDLERNEQNHIYKDYWIPIENNCKVSNGTEIISYVSDFIRDYLTLKTEKISSKPKVFEVFKNYYVDEVHEKLEDMKRYSEAYSLIIKPYLERDKDIQRELENLNSLDKTVINTFLIGIIKDYKDEILERNEFLNILILLQSYLWRRYITEKPTNALNKIFQGMYSKISKNENYYKDLEDILMTQDFPTDEELESALKLKNVYKDKEKLNYVFKKLENYNHNELIDFDNEKITIEHIFPQKPGKAWKENYSDSELEQMISFKDTISNLTLTGSNSNLSNKSFLEKRDDEVHGYRNSKLYMNKYLGKLDEWNLLSMEARFESLYEDIVKIWKRPEDKVTDDMEKITFVLKGSITSGTGRLLSNEKFEILKGTSIVLEVKSENPTTFKRNKNLIDDLLRKNLIEKLGDKYIFKENYIATSPSAAAILVLGRSANGWSEWKTYEGKLLSEYRK encoded by the coding sequence TTGAAAGCGAGTGAAAGAAAAATTACAAAATTATTTTCAGAAAGTGACACTGTCTTTTCAATCCCTGTTTATCAGAGAGATTACAATTGGCAAGAAAAACAATGCCAAAGATTGTTTAAAGATATATTACAAACTGGAAAAAATGATAAAATAACTTCATATTTCTTAGGAAGTATAGTTTACATACATGATGGAATTTATGGAACTGGTGAAAAAGAATTTCATGTAATTGATGGACAACAAAGAATGACAACATTAACATTATTATTTTTAGCAATTTACTATAAATTAAAAGGAACTATACTTGGAAAAGCTGATAAAATTTACAATCAATATGTTATAAATCCTTATTCTGAAAAAGAAGTAAAATTAAAATTACTTCCACCTGAAGAAAATCTTAATATTTTAGATAAGATTTCTAATAATAGATTTGATGAATTAGAAGAATTTCAAGATAGAAATATGGTAAAAAATTATCTTTTCTTTGAAAAAGAATTAGAAAATCTTTCATTTGAAGAAATAAATCATCTTTTAAAGGGAATAGAAAAATTAATCTATATTGATATAGCACTTGAAAAAGGAAAAGATGATCCTCAAAAGATTTTTGAAAGCCTTAATTCAACAGGTTTAGATTTATCACAAGGAGATTTAATAAGAAACTATATCTTAATGGACTTAGAAAGAAATGAGCAAAATCATATATATAAAGATTATTGGATACCAATTGAAAATAATTGTAAAGTTAGTAATGGTACTGAAATAATAAGTTATGTATCAGATTTTATTAGAGACTACCTAACTTTAAAAACAGAAAAAATTTCTTCTAAACCAAAGGTTTTTGAAGTATTTAAAAACTATTATGTTGATGAAGTTCATGAAAAATTAGAGGATATGAAAAGATATTCTGAGGCATATTCTCTTATTATAAAACCATATTTAGAGAGAGATAAAGACATTCAAAGAGAATTAGAAAATTTAAATTCTTTAGATAAAACAGTTATTAACACTTTTCTTATAGGAATAATAAAAGATTATAAGGATGAGATATTGGAAAGAAATGAATTTTTAAATATTCTTATTTTACTTCAAAGTTATCTATGGAGAAGATATATAACAGAAAAGCCTACCAATGCTTTGAATAAGATTTTTCAGGGTATGTACTCAAAAATTTCTAAAAATGAGAATTATTATAAGGACTTAGAGGATATTTTAATGACACAAGACTTTCCAACAGATGAAGAGTTGGAGAGTGCCTTAAAATTAAAAAATGTCTATAAAGATAAAGAAAAATTAAATTATGTTTTTAAAAAGTTAGAAAATTACAATCATAATGAATTAATTGATTTTGATAATGAAAAAATAACAATAGAACATATTTTTCCACAAAAACCAGGTAAGGCTTGGAAAGAAAATTATTCTGATAGTGAATTAGAACAAATGATAAGTTTTAAAGATACTATATCTAACTTGACTTTAACAGGAAGTAATTCTAATTTAAGTAATAAATCTTTTTTGGAAAAAAGAGATGATGAAGTACATGGTTATAGAAATAGTAAACTTTATATGAATAAATATCTTGGAAAACTTGATGAGTGGAATCTCTTATCAATGGAAGCAAGATTTGAAAGTCTGTATGAAGATATAGTTAAAATTTGGAAAAGACCAGAAGATAAGGTTACTGATGATATGGAAAAAATCACTTTTGTTTTAAAAGGAAGTATTACTTCTGGAACTGGAAGACTATTATCCAATGAAAAATTTGAGATTTTAAAAGGTACTTCAATAGTTTTAGAAGTTAAATCAGAAAATCCTACTACATTTAAAAGAAATAAGAATTTAATTGATGATTTATTAAGAAAAAATTTAATTGAAAAATTGGGAGATAAATATATTTTTAAAGAAAATTATATTGCAACTTCTCCAAGTGCTGCTGCAATTTTAGTGTTAGGGCGTTCTGCTAATGGGTGGAGTGAGTGGAAAACTTATGAAGGAAAACTTTTGAGTGAATATAGGAAATAA